One window from the genome of Hyphomonas neptunium ATCC 15444 encodes:
- the metH gene encoding methionine synthase yields the protein MTDATATFINIGERTNITGSAVFRKMITDGRYGDAVEVARQQVESGAQVIDVNMDEGMLDGVQAMTTFLNLIAAEPDIARVPVMIDSSKWEVIEAGLKCVQGKAIVNSISMKEGEDKFREQARACLSYGAAVVVMAFDEQGQADTAPRKIEICQRAFRILTEEVGFPAEDIIFDPNVFAVATGIEEHNTYALDFIEATREIRRTCPGCHISGGLSNVSFSFRGNEPVRRAMHSVFLYYAIPAGMDMGIVNAGQLDIYDDIDRELREAVEDVILNRRADATDRLVDLAERFKGQKGKVQVKDLAWRELPVAKRLEHALVHGITEFIDTDTEEARLSVARPLHVIEGPLMAGMNVVGDLFGSGKMFLPQVVKSARVMKQAVAWLEPYMEAEKRELGLERKSNGKVILATVKGDVHDIGKNIVGVVLACNGYEIVDLGVMVPAEKILDTAVREKADIIGLSGLITPSLDEMVYVASEMQRRGMVQPLLIGGATTSAAHTAVKIEPAIRSAPVVHVVDASRAVGVVSTLLSDEDRPVFLGEVRARYERMREARKDGPPKPRLPIAEARAAKLKFDWDSYTPPRPTYEGVRTFEDIDLGTLARYIDWTPYFSAWDLAGRYPAILEDKIVGEAASSLWRDTQAMMQQLVGEDWLKPKAVVGFWKANSAGDDVKLANGEAFLTLRQQMMKDNSQPNFALADFVAPKGDDWIGGFCVTSGPEVEDIAQRFAAKGDDYSSIMVKALADRFAEAMAEYMHEKVRKELWAYAPDEALSTDELIAEKYQGIRPAAGYPCQPDHTEKATLFRLLEAEKRIGVELTSSYAMMPASSVSGLYLSHPKSVYFAVGRIGRDQVADYAARKGWETRMAERWLAPILSYDPFVMADAVA from the coding sequence ATGACAGACGCAACAGCTACATTCATCAATATCGGTGAACGCACCAACATCACCGGCTCTGCCGTGTTCCGGAAGATGATTACCGACGGGCGCTACGGCGATGCCGTGGAGGTCGCCCGCCAACAGGTGGAGAGCGGCGCGCAGGTGATCGATGTAAACATGGATGAAGGCATGCTGGACGGCGTGCAGGCCATGACCACCTTCCTGAACCTGATTGCCGCCGAGCCAGATATTGCGCGCGTGCCGGTTATGATCGACTCTTCCAAATGGGAAGTGATCGAGGCGGGCCTGAAATGCGTTCAGGGCAAAGCCATCGTCAACTCGATCTCCATGAAGGAAGGCGAGGACAAGTTCCGCGAGCAGGCGCGGGCGTGTCTGTCCTATGGCGCAGCCGTCGTCGTGATGGCGTTTGATGAACAGGGGCAGGCCGATACCGCGCCGCGCAAGATCGAGATTTGCCAGCGGGCGTTCCGTATCCTGACCGAAGAAGTTGGATTCCCGGCTGAAGACATCATCTTCGATCCCAACGTTTTCGCTGTGGCGACGGGGATTGAGGAGCACAATACCTACGCGCTGGACTTTATCGAAGCGACGCGGGAAATCCGCAGGACTTGCCCTGGCTGCCACATCTCTGGCGGGCTTTCCAACGTGTCTTTCTCCTTCCGGGGCAACGAACCGGTGCGCCGGGCGATGCACTCTGTGTTCCTGTATTATGCGATCCCTGCGGGCATGGACATGGGCATCGTGAATGCCGGGCAGCTGGATATATATGACGACATTGACCGGGAATTGCGCGAGGCCGTGGAGGATGTGATCCTCAACCGCCGCGCTGATGCGACCGACCGGCTTGTGGACCTGGCCGAACGGTTCAAGGGACAAAAAGGCAAAGTGCAGGTCAAGGATCTGGCCTGGCGGGAGCTGCCCGTTGCCAAGCGGCTGGAGCATGCGCTGGTGCATGGCATCACCGAGTTTATTGATACGGACACGGAAGAAGCGCGCCTGAGCGTGGCGCGGCCGCTGCATGTGATTGAAGGGCCGCTGATGGCGGGCATGAATGTGGTGGGCGACCTGTTCGGGTCGGGCAAGATGTTCCTGCCGCAGGTGGTAAAATCAGCCCGCGTGATGAAGCAGGCTGTGGCCTGGCTTGAGCCCTACATGGAGGCGGAAAAGCGGGAGCTGGGTCTGGAGCGCAAATCGAATGGCAAGGTGATCCTAGCCACGGTGAAGGGCGATGTGCATGACATCGGTAAGAACATTGTTGGCGTGGTTCTGGCCTGTAACGGGTACGAGATTGTCGATCTCGGCGTGATGGTGCCGGCGGAAAAAATCCTCGATACGGCGGTGCGCGAGAAGGCCGACATTATCGGGCTTTCCGGGCTGATCACGCCGAGCCTTGATGAGATGGTCTATGTTGCGTCCGAGATGCAGCGCCGGGGCATGGTGCAGCCGCTGCTGATTGGCGGGGCAACGACGAGCGCAGCGCATACGGCGGTGAAGATCGAGCCCGCGATCCGCTCCGCGCCGGTGGTGCATGTGGTGGATGCCAGCCGCGCGGTCGGCGTCGTCAGTACACTGCTCAGCGATGAGGATCGCCCGGTATTTCTGGGCGAAGTACGCGCGCGGTATGAGCGGATGCGGGAAGCCCGCAAGGATGGACCGCCCAAGCCGCGCCTGCCTATTGCCGAAGCGCGCGCTGCCAAGCTCAAATTCGACTGGGACAGCTATACACCGCCGAGGCCCACCTATGAGGGTGTGCGGACGTTTGAGGACATCGATCTGGGCACGCTGGCCCGCTATATCGACTGGACGCCGTATTTCTCTGCCTGGGATCTGGCGGGGCGCTATCCGGCCATTCTGGAAGACAAGATCGTGGGCGAGGCAGCCTCCAGCCTGTGGCGGGATACCCAGGCGATGATGCAGCAGCTGGTCGGGGAAGACTGGCTGAAGCCGAAAGCGGTTGTAGGTTTCTGGAAAGCCAATTCCGCTGGGGATGATGTCAAACTTGCCAATGGCGAGGCCTTCCTGACTCTGCGCCAGCAGATGATGAAGGATAACAGCCAGCCAAACTTTGCGCTGGCTGATTTCGTCGCTCCAAAGGGGGATGATTGGATTGGCGGCTTCTGCGTCACCTCTGGTCCGGAAGTTGAAGACATCGCGCAGAGATTTGCCGCCAAGGGCGACGATTATTCTTCCATCATGGTGAAAGCACTGGCCGACCGGTTTGCCGAGGCCATGGCCGAGTACATGCACGAAAAGGTCCGCAAGGAACTCTGGGCCTATGCGCCGGACGAAGCGCTTTCTACGGACGAACTGATCGCGGAGAAATATCAGGGTATCCGCCCGGCGGCGGGCTATCCCTGCCAGCCAGACCATACCGAGAAAGCGACGCTGTTCCGCCTGCTGGAAGCAGAGAAACGTATCGGCGTGGAGCTGACCTCCAGCTATGCGATGATGCCCGCGTCCAGCGTGTCGGGGCTGTATCTTTCGCACCCGAAGAGCGTCTACTTTGCCGTCGGCCGGATCGGCCGGGATCAGGTGGCTGACTATGCCGCGCGCAAGGGCTGGGAAACGCGCATGGCCGAACGCTGGCTGGCGCCGATCCTCTCATATGATCCATTCGTGATGGCGGATGCAGTAGCCTAG
- a CDS encoding gamma-glutamylcyclotransferase family protein, with translation MTQTDVQAGDVFIFYGLLKQGAAGAPDELGLELAGEFLGACRFRGRMLDLGGFPGVVAGDTLCHGAVWRVKDVSVVPAMDAFEDVTDDPATSLYLRGRVPVLDEAGAETGEQGWIYIYNQKTDGFAILPDGNWPLDRGRSRK, from the coding sequence GTGACGCAAACGGACGTGCAGGCCGGAGATGTTTTCATCTTCTACGGCCTTCTGAAGCAGGGCGCAGCGGGCGCGCCGGACGAGCTCGGACTTGAGCTGGCCGGGGAATTTCTCGGGGCCTGCCGGTTCCGCGGGCGGATGCTTGATCTAGGCGGGTTTCCGGGCGTGGTGGCGGGCGATACGCTCTGTCACGGCGCGGTGTGGCGCGTAAAGGATGTGAGCGTCGTGCCCGCGATGGACGCATTTGAAGATGTGACGGATGACCCGGCTACATCGCTTTACCTGCGCGGCCGGGTGCCGGTCCTCGATGAGGCTGGCGCCGAAACGGGCGAGCAGGGCTGGATTTATATCTACAATCAGAAGACGGACGGCTTTGCCATTCTCCCGGATGGCAACTGGCCGCTGGACCGCGGAAGGTCGCGAAAATGA
- a CDS encoding homocysteine S-methyltransferase family protein, whose amino-acid sequence MNSQDRFKALEALANQRILVLDGAMGTQIQNYKLTEEDFQGNRFGDWEIPLKGNNDLLNLTRPDVIGEIHRKYIDAGADFVETNTFSATTIAMADYKMEALAAEIAREGARIARDVADKAEAELGRPVGVMGAIGPTNKTLSLSPNVNDPGYRDVTFDQVREAYFEQAEAMAPFIDVFLIETVFDTLNAKAAIKALIDLREQKGIDLPIIISGTITDASGRTLSGQTAEAFWNSVRHARPWAIGLNCALGADLMRQHVASISRVADTRVIAYPNAGLPNAFGEYDETPDQTAAHLKEWANSGLVNVLGGCCGTSPGHIAAIAQAIRSAPPRKLPEVSRAMRLSGLEPFTVAS is encoded by the coding sequence ATGAACAGCCAAGACCGTTTCAAGGCGCTCGAAGCGCTCGCCAATCAACGTATCCTCGTGCTCGACGGCGCGATGGGCACGCAGATTCAGAACTACAAGCTGACCGAAGAGGATTTTCAGGGAAACCGGTTTGGCGACTGGGAAATTCCGTTGAAGGGCAACAATGACCTTTTGAACCTCACCCGCCCGGATGTGATCGGCGAGATTCACCGTAAATATATTGATGCGGGGGCGGACTTTGTGGAGACGAACACATTCTCTGCGACCACCATCGCCATGGCCGATTACAAGATGGAGGCCCTTGCCGCCGAAATCGCCCGCGAAGGCGCGCGGATTGCGCGGGATGTGGCTGATAAGGCCGAAGCAGAACTTGGCCGTCCTGTAGGCGTGATGGGCGCTATCGGGCCGACGAACAAGACGCTGTCGCTGAGCCCGAATGTGAATGATCCGGGCTACCGGGACGTGACATTTGACCAGGTGCGCGAAGCCTATTTTGAGCAGGCCGAGGCGATGGCGCCGTTTATAGACGTGTTCCTGATCGAGACGGTGTTCGACACACTGAACGCCAAGGCGGCGATCAAGGCGCTGATCGACCTGCGCGAGCAGAAGGGTATCGACCTGCCGATCATCATTTCCGGCACGATTACGGATGCTTCGGGCCGGACGCTCAGTGGGCAGACGGCTGAGGCGTTCTGGAATTCCGTGCGCCATGCGCGGCCCTGGGCGATCGGCCTCAATTGCGCGCTGGGCGCGGACCTGATGCGCCAGCACGTGGCCTCTATTTCGCGCGTGGCGGATACCCGCGTGATTGCTTATCCCAATGCCGGCCTGCCCAACGCCTTTGGCGAGTATGACGAGACGCCTGACCAGACCGCGGCGCATCTGAAAGAATGGGCCAACAGCGGGCTGGTGAACGTGCTGGGCGGATGCTGCGGCACCTCGCCGGGACATATCGCTGCGATTGCGCAGGCAATCAGATCGGCGCCGCCGCGCAAGCTGCCGGAAGTTTCGCGGGCCATGCGTCTGTCGGGGCTGGAGCCGTTTACGGTGGCATCGTGA
- the metF gene encoding methylenetetrahydrofolate reductase [NAD(P)H] encodes MTRPAIPSQATKDPVRVSFEFFPPKSEAMNARLWETVQRLEPMAPAFVSVTYGAGGSTRERTHDTVRRIAAETALPPAAHLTCVSATKEEVLAVAEEYWQAGVKHIVALRGDPPAGMGAKFEAHPGGFADSVDLIRGLREHRPELGKCFEISVSCYPELHPENLGWDAEIAFLKAKQDAGADRAITQFFFEPDVYLAFLEKARAGGVTMPIVPGIMLQPNFNGLKRIAGLCGSSIPAWLHTLYDGLDEDEETRDLVTANVAADLCRKLQAEGVEDFHFYTLNRAGLALSTCRLLGLNPQSAKAA; translated from the coding sequence GTGACCCGTCCGGCCATCCCGTCGCAAGCAACTAAAGACCCGGTGCGGGTCTCGTTCGAGTTTTTCCCGCCGAAATCCGAGGCGATGAATGCCCGCCTCTGGGAGACGGTTCAGCGCCTGGAGCCGATGGCGCCGGCATTTGTCTCGGTCACCTATGGCGCGGGCGGCTCCACGCGGGAGCGCACGCATGACACGGTGCGCCGCATCGCGGCGGAAACGGCGCTTCCCCCGGCAGCGCACCTGACCTGCGTTTCGGCCACGAAGGAAGAAGTGCTCGCCGTAGCCGAGGAATATTGGCAGGCGGGCGTGAAGCATATCGTTGCGCTGCGCGGCGACCCGCCAGCAGGCATGGGCGCGAAGTTCGAGGCCCATCCGGGAGGCTTTGCCGACTCGGTTGATCTCATCCGTGGGCTGAGGGAGCATCGCCCGGAGCTGGGCAAGTGTTTCGAGATTTCGGTCTCCTGCTATCCTGAGCTTCACCCGGAAAATCTGGGATGGGACGCGGAGATTGCCTTCCTGAAGGCCAAGCAGGATGCGGGCGCGGACCGGGCGATCACGCAATTCTTCTTCGAGCCGGACGTGTATCTCGCTTTCCTCGAGAAGGCGCGGGCAGGCGGCGTGACCATGCCGATCGTTCCCGGCATCATGCTGCAGCCCAATTTCAACGGCCTGAAGCGCATCGCTGGCCTGTGCGGTTCATCCATCCCCGCCTGGCTGCACACGCTTTATGACGGGCTGGATGAGGACGAGGAGACACGTGATCTCGTCACCGCGAATGTGGCCGCCGACCTCTGCCGGAAACTGCAGGCCGAAGGTGTTGAGGACTTCCATTTCTACACGCTGAACCGCGCGGGGCTGGCGCTGTCCACCTGCCGCCTGCTTGGCCTCAACCCCCAGTCCGCAAAGGCAGCCTGA
- a CDS encoding metalloregulator ArsR/SmtB family transcription factor, whose product MSDAFDGLLERLRAAGEPTRLRLLALLRYQDLSVGELVQVLEQSQPRLSHHLKALSEAGLAERLPEGAFVFYRAARSGPGKDLLDALFAALGSDVPETEADLERLHTVMAGRAASAEAYFSSIAETWDTVRGLHYPNEAIETALLELAGKGPFRRLIDFGTGTGRMLALFAPLAAEAEGIDFSHRMLTVARANLESAGARNARVRFGNVTAVPFADASADLVIIHQVLHFLDTPGDAITEAGRVLAPGGQLLVTDFAPHDLEFLRAEHGHHRLGVRHDALAGWAAEAGLSLEKPLSFAPPENGAPGLTVNIWRALKPASVQEKAA is encoded by the coding sequence ATGAGTGATGCCTTCGATGGACTTCTTGAGCGGCTGCGGGCCGCGGGCGAGCCGACCCGGCTGCGCCTGCTGGCGCTGTTGCGGTATCAGGATTTGTCGGTAGGGGAACTGGTGCAGGTGCTTGAGCAGAGCCAGCCGCGCCTCTCCCATCATCTCAAAGCGCTTTCGGAGGCAGGCCTGGCAGAACGTCTACCGGAAGGCGCGTTTGTTTTTTATCGCGCCGCCAGAAGCGGGCCGGGCAAGGACCTTCTCGACGCGCTCTTTGCGGCGCTCGGCTCTGACGTCCCCGAAACGGAGGCGGACCTTGAACGCCTTCACACAGTTATGGCGGGGCGCGCCGCTTCGGCTGAAGCTTACTTTTCCAGCATTGCTGAGACCTGGGATACGGTGCGCGGGCTGCATTACCCCAATGAGGCCATTGAGACCGCCCTTCTGGAGCTGGCGGGGAAGGGGCCGTTTCGCCGTTTGATAGATTTCGGCACCGGCACCGGCCGCATGTTGGCGCTGTTTGCTCCGCTTGCGGCGGAAGCAGAAGGCATCGATTTCAGCCACCGGATGCTGACCGTGGCGCGGGCAAATCTTGAAAGCGCCGGCGCGCGCAATGCGCGTGTGCGGTTTGGCAATGTCACGGCCGTGCCTTTTGCCGATGCCAGCGCAGACCTTGTCATCATCCATCAGGTACTGCACTTCCTCGACACGCCGGGCGATGCCATCACCGAAGCGGGCCGCGTGCTGGCGCCGGGTGGCCAGCTGCTGGTCACCGACTTTGCGCCGCATGATCTGGAATTCCTGCGCGCCGAGCATGGCCATCACCGCCTGGGTGTGCGCCATGACGCGCTGGCAGGCTGGGCCGCAGAGGCCGGCCTGAGTCTCGAGAAACCCTTGAGCTTTGCGCCCCCGGAAAATGGCGCGCCGGGCCTTACCGTCAATATCTGGCGGGCGTTGAAGCCCGCCTCAGTTCAGGAGAAAGCCGCGTGA
- a CDS encoding MlaA family lipoprotein, with translation MKTALPGAALLAVALAACASTPAAGSTDIADPYEGFNRKMYAFNNGLDKYALDPAATAYKTVTPEFARDRVGDFLSNLRGPVVFANDVLQGEAKRAGTTFARFGINTTIGVLGLWDPASEIGLERHREDFGQTLAVWGVESGPYIVMPVLGPTTPRDLLGFGVDRAIDPLTWVQLDNDSDSDLAIRAGLGIVGALNARVRLEDQINTLNAQPEPYIALRRIYSSSRQAEILNGKVDDEAAYDDLPDFDEFEDYEE, from the coding sequence ATGAAAACCGCCCTCCCCGGTGCCGCGCTGCTTGCGGTTGCACTTGCCGCCTGTGCCTCGACACCTGCTGCAGGATCTACTGATATTGCTGACCCTTATGAAGGCTTCAATCGCAAGATGTACGCCTTTAACAACGGGTTGGATAAGTACGCCCTCGACCCGGCCGCAACCGCCTACAAGACCGTAACGCCGGAATTCGCCCGTGACCGGGTTGGGGATTTCCTGTCCAACCTTCGCGGCCCGGTCGTCTTCGCAAACGACGTCCTCCAAGGTGAGGCCAAACGCGCCGGAACGACGTTCGCGCGGTTTGGAATCAACACGACTATTGGCGTTCTGGGCCTCTGGGACCCGGCATCGGAAATCGGCCTTGAGCGTCACCGGGAAGATTTCGGCCAGACGCTGGCCGTCTGGGGCGTAGAGAGCGGGCCTTATATCGTGATGCCGGTTCTTGGCCCCACGACGCCGCGCGACCTGCTGGGATTCGGTGTGGACCGCGCGATCGACCCTCTGACATGGGTTCAGCTCGATAATGATTCTGATTCTGATCTCGCCATCCGCGCCGGTCTCGGCATCGTTGGCGCCCTCAATGCCCGCGTGCGGCTGGAAGATCAGATCAACACGCTCAATGCCCAACCCGAACCCTATATTGCCCTTAGACGGATTTATTCATCTTCGCGTCAGGCGGAGATCCTTAATGGAAAGGTCGATGACGAGGCCGCCTATGATGATCTCCCCGATTTCGACGAATTTGAAGACTATGAAGAGTAA
- a CDS encoding MlaC/ttg2D family ABC transporter substrate-binding protein encodes MKRFILPAVMAATMTVSALPAFADAKTEAYVQKNANEVLSTLNNPELSSKERTEKFSEYMNEFADFDAISNFVIGKYSRRFSKDELTAYRTAFRNYAMAVYENELDAYRGEAVTVKNSVDRSATDSIVNTVIKRNDGRDMDVRWRVLGKDGSYQVVDVALNLDGNLIWLAIEQRAQFIALLDQNNGSADVLINKIDGMTADMKSRKRS; translated from the coding sequence ATGAAACGTTTCATTCTCCCGGCTGTCATGGCCGCCACAATGACCGTAAGCGCCCTGCCCGCTTTTGCGGACGCCAAGACCGAAGCGTATGTTCAGAAGAATGCCAATGAAGTGCTTTCAACCCTGAACAACCCGGAGTTGTCGTCCAAGGAACGCACCGAGAAGTTCAGTGAGTATATGAACGAGTTCGCCGATTTCGATGCGATCTCGAACTTCGTCATCGGTAAATACAGCCGCCGTTTCAGCAAGGACGAGCTGACCGCCTACCGCACCGCTTTCCGCAACTATGCGATGGCGGTCTATGAGAACGAGCTGGACGCCTATCGCGGTGAAGCCGTGACGGTGAAGAACTCGGTCGACCGCTCGGCCACCGATTCGATCGTCAACACGGTGATCAAGCGTAATGACGGCCGCGACATGGATGTGCGCTGGCGCGTTCTGGGCAAGGACGGCAGTTATCAGGTTGTCGATGTGGCCCTGAACCTGGACGGCAACCTGATCTGGCTGGCCATTGAACAGCGCGCCCAGTTCATCGCCCTGCTCGACCAGAACAATGGTTCGGCCGATGTGCTGATCAACAAGATCGACGGAATGACCGCCGACATGAAGTCCCGCAAGCGCAGCTGA
- a CDS encoding AbgT family transporter, with the protein MSVNDTAPAQKGFLGFVERTGNKLPDPVFLFFYLIGGLVLISILCAVLGVSAPHPTQLNPDGSTMIVRADSLLSAANIQRLWVDMPKTFTHFHPLGYVLIVMLGAGVAERSGLFASGMRAAVRGAPTALLTPVVALIAMLSNHASDAGYVVLIPLAGILFAAAGRHPIAGIAAAFAGVSGGFSANITPGQLDALLFGITQQAVDNSGLVEGLNVNIAGNWFFISVLMVIYLPLIWFVTDKIVEPRLGKWVPSEQQAKDFGEDDKPLEPAQKKGIRNAGLASLAVIALWAFMTFGPGTPLISEEACAPGTIESGACSIHATLAPLYQSLVAAFFLLFLFAGWAYGAAAGTVKNHRDLVAMMAEAMKDMGYYLVLAFAAAHFVAMFGWSNLGFITAVHGANTIEASGLPLPVVLGLMVIFTGLLNLFVGSASAKWALMAPVLVPMLMLLGVSPEGATAAYRVGDGATNIITPLMVYFPLILIFAQRWVKDFGLGSLTALMLPYSVWLLITGVILTVGWFYLGIDLGPGAPIEFNMPAAPAAVTP; encoded by the coding sequence ATGAGTGTGAACGATACGGCGCCGGCACAGAAAGGTTTTCTCGGATTTGTCGAGCGAACCGGCAACAAACTGCCTGATCCGGTCTTTCTCTTCTTCTACCTGATCGGCGGCCTCGTCCTCATCTCGATTCTCTGCGCCGTCCTGGGTGTTTCCGCGCCCCATCCCACCCAGCTCAACCCCGACGGGTCGACGATGATCGTGCGGGCTGACAGCCTTCTGTCGGCGGCCAATATCCAGCGGCTCTGGGTCGACATGCCCAAGACCTTCACCCACTTCCATCCCCTCGGCTATGTGCTGATCGTGATGCTCGGCGCCGGGGTGGCCGAACGCTCCGGCCTCTTTGCCAGCGGCATGCGCGCCGCCGTTCGCGGCGCCCCAACCGCGTTGCTCACGCCCGTCGTCGCGCTTATCGCCATGCTGTCCAACCACGCCTCGGACGCTGGCTATGTCGTGCTGATCCCCTTGGCAGGCATTCTCTTCGCCGCCGCCGGTCGCCATCCGATTGCCGGGATTGCGGCGGCTTTTGCCGGGGTTTCGGGCGGGTTTTCCGCCAATATCACCCCCGGCCAGCTCGACGCGCTTCTCTTCGGCATTACCCAACAAGCTGTGGATAACTCCGGTCTCGTTGAGGGGCTGAACGTCAACATTGCCGGAAACTGGTTCTTCATCAGCGTCCTGATGGTGATCTACCTGCCGCTGATCTGGTTCGTCACCGACAAGATCGTCGAGCCGCGCCTGGGCAAATGGGTGCCCTCCGAGCAGCAGGCGAAGGATTTCGGCGAAGACGACAAACCGCTGGAACCGGCCCAGAAAAAGGGCATCCGCAATGCTGGGCTCGCCAGCCTCGCCGTCATTGCCCTCTGGGCCTTCATGACCTTCGGCCCCGGCACGCCGCTGATCAGCGAAGAGGCCTGCGCGCCCGGCACCATCGAATCAGGCGCCTGCTCGATCCACGCAACGCTCGCGCCGCTTTACCAGTCGCTGGTTGCCGCGTTTTTCCTGCTGTTCCTGTTTGCCGGCTGGGCGTATGGCGCAGCTGCCGGAACGGTGAAGAACCACCGCGATCTCGTCGCCATGATGGCCGAAGCCATGAAGGACATGGGCTATTACCTCGTCCTCGCCTTTGCGGCGGCCCATTTCGTGGCGATGTTCGGCTGGTCAAACCTCGGCTTCATCACCGCCGTTCACGGCGCCAATACCATCGAGGCCAGCGGCCTGCCGCTGCCTGTGGTGCTTGGCCTGATGGTGATTTTCACAGGGCTCCTGAACCTCTTCGTCGGCTCGGCCTCAGCCAAATGGGCGCTGATGGCGCCGGTTCTGGTACCCATGCTGATGCTGCTCGGCGTCTCGCCGGAAGGGGCCACCGCCGCCTACCGCGTCGGCGATGGGGCCACCAACATCATCACGCCGCTGATGGTGTATTTCCCGCTGATCCTGATCTTCGCCCAGCGCTGGGTGAAGGACTTCGGCCTGGGAAGCCTCACCGCCCTGATGCTGCCCTATTCGGTCTGGCTGCTGATTACCGGCGTGATCCTCACGGTCGGCTGGTTCTATCTGGGTATCGACCTTGGCCCCGGCGCGCCGATTGAATTCAATATGCCGGCCGCGCCGGCAGCAGTGACGCCCTGA
- a CDS encoding IS110-like element ISHne4 family transposase produces the protein MPQNVIGVDIAKDWIDTHCLDSGRSGRLEMTPRALKAFARRCGGALVVFEASGGYERPLAEALGAAGVAHARINPRQAREFARATGRLAKTDRVDAQVLARMGRALELSPTPPPDPARTRLAALMARRDDLTGEAAREACRLRQARDAFVRADITSLIGILKRRIARLEAEITALIKAHAPLAEAEARLRSAPGIGPITAASLIARLPELGHVSRGAIANLAGLAPHACNSGQMRGQRRIWGGRKDVRTSLYQAAFIASRYDPALKALRQRLQDAGKPFKVAIIAVARVLLTQLNAILREQRNYRPGI, from the coding sequence ATGCCTCAGAATGTCATCGGCGTCGATATTGCCAAAGACTGGATCGACACCCATTGCCTCGACAGCGGCCGATCGGGCCGTCTGGAGATGACGCCCCGCGCCCTGAAAGCCTTTGCCCGGCGCTGCGGCGGCGCGCTCGTCGTGTTTGAAGCCTCCGGCGGTTATGAGCGCCCGCTTGCTGAGGCGCTGGGCGCGGCTGGCGTCGCCCATGCCCGGATCAACCCCCGGCAGGCCCGCGAGTTTGCCCGCGCCACCGGGCGCCTGGCCAAGACCGACCGGGTGGATGCCCAAGTCCTCGCGCGCATGGGCCGGGCGCTGGAGCTGTCACCGACGCCGCCGCCCGATCCGGCTCGCACCCGGCTGGCGGCGCTGATGGCCCGGCGGGACGATCTCACCGGAGAAGCGGCGCGGGAAGCCTGCCGCCTGAGGCAGGCACGCGATGCGTTCGTGCGCGCCGACATCACCAGCCTGATCGGGATACTCAAGCGCCGCATTGCCCGGCTTGAGGCGGAGATCACTGCCCTGATCAAGGCCCATGCACCTCTGGCCGAGGCCGAAGCGCGCCTGCGATCAGCCCCCGGCATCGGTCCCATCACAGCCGCCAGCCTGATCGCCCGGCTGCCGGAGCTTGGCCATGTCAGCCGCGGCGCTATCGCCAACCTCGCGGGCCTCGCCCCGCATGCCTGCAACAGCGGGCAGATGCGCGGCCAGCGCCGCATCTGGGGCGGACGCAAGGACGTGCGCACCAGCCTCTATCAGGCCGCCTTCATCGCCAGCCGCTACGACCCCGCCCTGAAGGCCTTGCGCCAGAGACTGCAGGACGCCGGAAAACCCTTCAAGGTCGCCATAATCGCCGTCGCCCGCGTCCTTCTCACCCAGCTCAACGCCATCCTCCGAGAACAGAGAAACTACCGCCCTGGAATCTGA